Within the Lacerta agilis isolate rLacAgi1 chromosome 15, rLacAgi1.pri, whole genome shotgun sequence genome, the region ttcacaacagaatacacaataaaagaaaatacacaataaaataaaaggaaagcaaaactcCCTCTcccgcaaacacatttaaaaagccatagaatgttaatcaacgcttggttgaagagaaacattttcgcctggcatctaaaggtatAAAGGCATCAGGCAAGCTTCCTCTGTAGTTACTAGTCATGCATGATAGCTACATATCCAAAGCTGGAGAGGGCTATTGAGCTCATCTCCTGCTTCTGGGAGTTTCATAGGCATCTTGTCACCCACAGTGCGAAACATATGCTGGACTCAATATACCTTTGGTCTGATTCGGCTGGgttctttttatgttttgaagATTTCTCGGTTAGAGAGCATCTTCCACCTTGCATTATCACCTctccccccgccctgcccccacccccgtttcTTTTGCTGGAATGCCTCCGAGCCACCAAAGATTTCTTAAGGCAGCCTTCTCTAGCCTAGTGCtcgccagatgttttggcttacaactcccacaATCTATGATCGTTGGCCATGGGTTGTGACCCAGCAGCGTCTAGGGGGAGCCTAGTTTGAGAACGTTGTCTTAAAGCATAATCTATCCGTCTTGTGTGAGTCTGTTTCCTCGCTTGAGATCCAGTGCGGCACTTCTGAAATTCTTATGTACTTCAGCACTGGGCTTTGGCCCTCACAGCAGAGGCTAGTCTGTTacagcaaatggggcactgccccacccacGGCAGTCTGAAGTCCACCAGGCCCCACCTGCAggtggccctggctgtcagctttctcctccttaacATCATTCTTgccccttgtagaattcagcagggaggaggatggagacagcACTAGAATGATTTGGGTCTGTCTATCATTGGCTCCGGCTCTGCCTACTGTTGGTCTGCCTTACTTGTTCCAACGGGGACCCCCCCCACACCTTTGGCCCCTCCCATAATGCGAtatgtcctttaaaaaataaaaatctcagggGAAAAGAAGACTGTCCATAAGGAATAATCCAGTGAGGAAAAGGGATGGATAGAGTTTGTCTTGAATGAGGACAGGCAGTCACCAgagctgctttgaggttttctttcttaaaaatcaAGCAGCATGTgaattttaatgaatgaatgaatgaatgaaagaaaaaataaatgaataaaataaaataaatgcgcTGCTCTCACCTGGTAGTGCCCTCAAAGCAATCCCTGCATAAGTTCAGATCAATACAGATGCCCCAAGCCTTCATGCCAGCCTGCAGATCTTTCGTGAGCTTTGATTTGAAAAGTCTCAGAAACTTTTTGCAAGTCCCTCTCAGGAACCTGCCCGGTACCTGACATACAGAATCTATTGCGTCTTTGATTTTCTCCTGAAATAAGAGTTGGGGAGTAAGATCAGTACCTTGGAGGCTCCATGCTCAAGATTCAAAGAGATGCAGCCTTTGTGTGTCTGCCAGTGTGGCCTTCCTCTGCTTTGCTCTGTCGTTCCTTCTCACACCAGCCTCTGCTTGCAAGCTACACctactgaaattccctcttctacacaccTATTAAAGGTGTGCCTATTAAAGGCCCAGGAGCCCTGTCTTCTCTTGcactctacagtggtgcctcgcaagacgaaattaattcgttccgcgagtcgtttcgtattgcgaaaatttcgtcttgcgaagcacggtttcccataggaatgcattgaaatttaattcccataggaatgcattgaaattttcgtcttgcgaagcacgaccatagaaaaattcgtcttgcgagtcacctaaaaaattgcaaaaccctttcgtctagcgagtttttcgttgtgcgaggcattcgtcttgcgaggtaccactgtatatcaatctGAAGTGAGCAAGGAGCTGTATATTTTGCTATATTTGttcattttccttcctctttaCCCTTTTTTGGCTCCAAATAAAGTTGGTTGGAATCTTTGCTGTCTTTACCTGCATGcatttaaagccccccccccgaatcatgggaactgtagtttaccactcttaagagctacaatccccaggccctttaacaaactacagttcccgggattcttttttgggggggtgagtggGTTTTTAATGTATTGCGTGCTATGCAGCTTTTGTGTAAAGCCtcacaggagtgaggaacctcaggcctaggggGGCAAAGACAAGCCCCCAGGCCTCTATTTGGTCCTCGGGACTTCCCTCAGGCCACCTCTAGGTGGGCTGGTTGAAATTGTGCCAGTCGAATCcaaagcaaggtggagagctaAAAAGCTCTTGCTGGCGTTGAGTCCACTGGCACAGAAATTGTTTTGCCTTGCTTGCTGGTCCTAGAATACTCTCTTGAAATCTCAGGGGACAATCTGAGTTCCAGTGAGATTTTGCGTGAGCTTCCTTAGGCTTTAGGAGCCAGGGTGTGAAGAGGGCCTGCTTGGCAAACAAGTCTAGGAGCTTAaatctttgtttttttgcaccAGGTCCACTTGGGTTACCCAGTGCGAAAAGAGCACTCCAGCTTCTTTGCTTGGCACTGGGTGTGCTGGGGGTGCTCTCTTCTTCTCCCTTGCTAGCCAGGGGGTGGCTCTAAAGGTTTAAGTATTCCTTTAAGAGGCTTTTATGTGGTTCCCAGTTACTATTATTTTTTGAAAgttcatttatttggtttttcaaattaaagttttgcaatcacatatccaacatacaacataaacacaagattccaaagaatctcctggacttccctcctcccctttgtgggtcctattattaataatttcctcctgcatcttttataatacagttgtaccctggaactcggatgttttggctcccaaacgccgcaaacctggaagtgattgttccagtttgcgaacgttcttttggaacatctgacggggcttctgcggcttctgattggctgcaggagcttcctgcagccaatcagaagccgtgatttggtttttgaatgttttggaacggacttccggaacggattccatttgacttccaaggtacgactgtaatccaaatattttacatctccattatgtccaaaattcaccattaaacccAGTTATAATTCCCTCCAGGTAGCTTACAGGGCCAACTCTGCTTAGCCTCAGCAACGGAAATGCATGATATGTTTTCAGGCTAATCTCTGGGTGTCAGCCACGTGTGGCGATTCAGTAGCTCTCTGCCCCCAGCCCCAATTTTCAGTAGCAGCCGAGCAAATAAGTTCCAAGAACATAGCAATTGGTAACTTACATCATCTGGATCATCTCCAGCCAGATCCTTGATTTTCTGCACAATCTTGGTGCAGACGAAGCATTCAATCAATGGGGCGTCAGCCTTGTGCTCCTCCTCAAGTCCCTTCCGCTGTCACAAACAAAGATATAAATGGCTTGAAAGTCAAAAATGAGGCTTTCAAGAAAGGACCAAggcattattttttataaatagtgGGTTTAATAATCGGGCTCTCACTATAAGTGGTTCTTCGTGGCACAAGTAGCTCCTTGGATGTCTAGCTTttgttgccttttttttaaaaaaagaaattatctGACCTTCTACTTGGGAAGTGAGTGCAGACTGTTTTCTACCCAGGTGTTCACcaatacaaacaaataataagTTGGCTACCAGCATTTATGTATTAATTCTTTGGCAATTATTTCCTCTCTCCCTTATGCACCAAACAGTATTTAGCTATGGGCCTGGAAGGTaatatttaaaaggaaaagaagaacaaGACAGTTAGTTAGTTCTCCCCAAATTATCCCACGGTAGTTCCTGACCTCTTAAGGCAATGTTTCAGCATGGTCACATGGCTGATCCCAGCTCCAAACTATAGATGAAGAATGTCTAGAGAAATCCTTCTCGTTCTCGTTATTATCATGCAGCTGCCCCCTAAGATATTGCTTTCCACCCTTTCTCATACATCTGgttaattttgcttaatttggGGTGGACTGGTGTGGTTGTAttatacaggtaaaggtaaagggacccctgaccgttaggtccagtcacaatcgactctgggattgcggcgctcatctcgctttactggccgggggagccagcgtacagctggtcatgtgaccagcatgactaaccagagcagcgcacggaaacgccgtattATATAACCCACCTGTAAATGTggtggaagagagagggaaggggacaGCTCTTCAGATGGATGTGGTTTTGCATTTCTGGCTCTCACCAACGGAGAACTCCTCTCATGGATCCTGCAATATTCCTCCTTCTTGCATTCAGCAGCAGTAACTGCATCTTTGCACCAGAATTTCGGACCTTGCAGGCATTTACCAGGAGGACCCAGACCTATTCCAGCCAAGGCTGTGAAACAAAAGGGTAAGAGGTAAACTTGCACAGCACACAACCCAAGAGGATTTAGAAGGAAATCTAATATTATCTGTGCATGATTTAGATCAGGGGCATCTCTTTAAAATGTGGGGCGGTGGGACCTTTCTGACCTGATGGGTCTGATCGTtatccccccaccacacacacccatGAGTCAACTTTGCTGCCGGAAAGAGTACTcttagccatagctgtcaagtttcggatttgaaaataagggatcagcagcctcacctatcccggggacagtcacatagcagtggtgggcggagccagaagcaaaagtgggcggcactggtgtgaacacgcacagtaggcttactgtattttggaaatgctgcccgtgggctacaatgcctgtaagcgcaggaagtggctcctgcttgctttgaggctgcaaggaggcgaggtcttcccagtccctggccagcagggggagggagaggagctgcttcctttgaaaaaatgggaaattaaagggatataaaaaataagggatagcagcgggaaactgcttgaaataagggagattcccagggaaaacgggatacttgacagcactgcgaGTCTTAGCTCTacctagggatgagggagaatcTCAGTACAGTTTGCATTTATAGCCAAGCCTATCAAATTTGCACCTTCTGAAACAAcgtgagaaccaaaacacagccatcctttgaaattcacacatatCTGatctttgcagtgcagttctccaagcaaaggaagttttacaaaaatgcatatgttagggggaagtgtgtgtgtacaaatcaatatattagtgaaaataacataggaAAATGCATTCCATAATGAGAAACTGATTGCCAAaacaccagattttttttttaaatggattctcAAATTGCTGAATCAATGTGAAAAACCGAATTTacaattggaaaaatgaggaacagaAAGGACCAAAACTGACAAGAGCACTAACACACACTATATTGAGGCTGGTTTGAGCCCTGTGAGAAGCTGCCTTGTGCCATGTCAGATCATTGGAGTCCCATTCACACTATAGTGTTTAAAGCTCTATGATACCACTTCCAACAATTATGACTTCCCTCCAAAAatctctgggaactgcagtttgctaagagCACTGTTAGGAGACCCTGTGTGTGAAGTTACCCCAGATGGAAGAGTGGCAACAATGTTTGAGTCGTCTCCACTGTCGCTTGCTTTCATCAAGCTTATCACGGCTGTCTGCCTTTAACACAGCCTTCCCAAAACTGGTGGCCTCCATTTGTGTCGGACTTGCCGTCCACGTCAGTATTAACAGCACACACCTGAACCCTCCATCCTCCTCTTTTGCTTTTCCCTGTTTTActttaatgaaaacaaaatataaaatcaaaaaatccttccagtagcaccttatcgagaccaactaaatttgttcttggtatgagatttcgtgtgcatgcacacctcttcagatacctgg harbors:
- the LOC117060295 gene encoding antimicrobial peptide NK-lysin-like; the encoded protein is MLKHCLKRSGTTRKGLEEEHKADAPLIECFVCTKIVQKIKDLAGDDPDDEKIKDAIDSVCQVPGRFLRGTCKKFLRLFKSKLTKDLQAGMKAWGICIDLNLCRDCFEGTTRGRKD